One stretch of Priestia megaterium DNA includes these proteins:
- the uxaC gene encoding glucuronate isomerase, producing the protein MKKFMDDNFLLTNETAAHLYNTYAKDMPIIDYHCHLNPQEIYENKQFKTLTNVWLDGDHYKWRLMRANGIEEEKITGSASDYEKFLAWAKTVPMTIGNPLYHWTHLELKRFFDIDEILNEHTAPFIWEKANEKLRSGKFGARDFITRSNVKVICTTDDPTDSLEHHMKLRDVQEFGTQVLPSFRPDKGLEINQEGFKSWIAKLQYCSHHSIHTYDDLLKALESRARFFHSMGGRLSDHALNKMVYMKTSKEEVSEIFLKALKGEGVSTEEESKYKSYTLIFLGKLYNELGWAMQFHLHALRNNNTKMFRQLGPDTGYDSMYDGQVAEPLVKLLDQMEVQNSLPKTILYSLNPKDNYVLASIIGSFQGDGVPGKLQLGTAWWFNDQREGMLEQMKALSNIGLFSRFIGMLTDSRSFLSYTRHEYFRRLVCSLIGTWVEEGEVPNDQQLLEQIVKGICYENAKDYFSFPAYTLQN; encoded by the coding sequence ATGAAAAAGTTTATGGATGACAATTTTTTATTAACAAATGAAACAGCAGCACACTTGTATAATACTTACGCAAAAGATATGCCGATTATTGATTATCACTGTCACTTAAATCCACAGGAAATTTATGAGAATAAACAGTTTAAAACGTTAACTAACGTTTGGCTAGATGGAGATCACTATAAATGGAGACTGATGAGAGCCAACGGAATTGAAGAAGAAAAGATAACAGGGTCAGCGAGTGACTATGAAAAATTTCTCGCGTGGGCTAAAACAGTTCCGATGACAATTGGGAATCCGCTATATCATTGGACGCATCTAGAGTTAAAGCGTTTTTTTGATATTGATGAAATATTAAATGAACATACGGCACCGTTTATTTGGGAAAAAGCAAACGAGAAATTACGCAGCGGTAAGTTTGGTGCAAGAGATTTTATTACACGTTCTAACGTAAAAGTTATTTGTACAACGGATGATCCAACAGATTCATTAGAGCATCATATGAAACTAAGAGATGTCCAAGAGTTTGGGACCCAAGTACTTCCAAGCTTTCGTCCGGATAAAGGGCTTGAAATCAATCAAGAAGGGTTTAAGAGCTGGATTGCAAAGCTGCAATATTGTTCACATCATTCCATTCACACCTATGATGATTTGTTAAAAGCTCTTGAAAGTCGAGCTCGTTTTTTTCATTCCATGGGAGGGCGTTTATCTGATCACGCACTAAATAAAATGGTATATATGAAGACTTCAAAAGAAGAAGTTTCGGAGATTTTCTTAAAAGCCTTAAAAGGTGAAGGCGTAAGTACTGAGGAAGAAAGTAAATACAAGTCATATACGTTAATCTTTTTGGGGAAGCTGTATAATGAGCTAGGTTGGGCAATGCAATTTCACCTTCATGCTCTTAGAAACAATAACACAAAAATGTTTCGCCAGTTAGGGCCGGATACAGGGTATGACTCGATGTATGACGGACAAGTGGCAGAGCCTCTCGTGAAACTTCTTGATCAAATGGAAGTACAAAATAGTTTGCCAAAGACGATTTTATATTCATTAAATCCAAAAGATAATTATGTATTAGCAAGTATAATTGGCAGCTTTCAAGGAGACGGTGTTCCCGGCAAACTGCAGCTCGGCACGGCTTGGTGGTTTAATGATCAAAGAGAAGGTATGTTAGAACAAATGAAAGCGTTATCAAATATTGGGTTATTTAGTCGTTTTATCGGTATGTTAACAGATTCCCGAAGTTTTCTTTCATATACAAGACATGAATATTTCAGAAGACTAGTATGCAGCTTAATCGGTACGTGGGTAGAAGAAGGGGAAGTACCTAATGACCAACAGTTGCTTGAGCAAATTGTAAAAGGAATATGTTATGAAAATGCTAAAGACTACTTTAGCTTCCCAGCCTACACGCTGCAAAATTAA
- a CDS encoding UxaA family hydrolase, producing the protein MKEVIRIHQEDNVAVALRDFLAQENLMVDGKEISLKEEVKRGHKIALTPISAGGNIIKYGFSIGHATHSISPGEWVHTHNATTNLNDVNEYKFHQKLAVPKQKKQSLTFKGYRRKNGDVGIRNELWIVPTVGCVNGIAEQMIKQFQKEIGDISPFEHVTVLKHNYGCSQLGDDHRNTRTMLTRMVQHPNAGGVLVLGLGCENNSLTEFKQVLGTIDESRVKFLQSQDVEDEVEAGVALLKEIYDAAKDDKREDVDISRLKVGLKCGGSDGLSGITANPLLGKFSDWLIAQGGTTVLTEVPEMFGAETLLMERAVDEQTFDKIVDLVNDFKTYFLNHKQPVYENPSPGNKAGGITTLEDKSLGCTQKAGTAPVVDVLKYGDSLQINGLNLLSAPGNDLVASTALAASGCHIVLFTTGRGTPFGTFVPTMKISTNTALYNKKPHWIDFNGGVLVEGDTEEATLENFIEYMIGVSSGKLVNNEKNDFREMAIFKTGVTL; encoded by the coding sequence ATGAAAGAAGTAATTCGTATTCATCAGGAAGATAATGTAGCAGTAGCTTTACGAGATTTTTTAGCACAAGAGAACCTTATGGTTGATGGAAAAGAAATTTCTCTAAAAGAAGAAGTGAAACGGGGACATAAAATAGCTCTTACGCCAATTTCAGCGGGCGGCAACATTATAAAATATGGTTTTTCAATCGGGCATGCGACTCACTCTATTTCACCTGGTGAATGGGTGCATACGCATAACGCAACAACAAATTTAAACGACGTTAATGAATATAAGTTTCATCAAAAGTTAGCAGTTCCTAAACAAAAAAAACAATCGCTAACGTTTAAAGGATATCGCCGCAAAAACGGAGATGTTGGAATTAGAAATGAGCTTTGGATTGTTCCAACGGTAGGGTGCGTCAACGGTATAGCCGAACAAATGATTAAACAGTTTCAAAAAGAAATAGGGGATATCTCGCCTTTTGAGCATGTAACCGTTCTAAAACACAATTACGGATGTTCTCAGCTCGGTGATGATCACCGTAATACAAGAACCATGCTTACGAGAATGGTACAGCATCCAAACGCTGGAGGAGTATTAGTATTAGGGCTCGGATGTGAGAATAATAGCTTAACAGAATTTAAACAAGTGCTAGGTACAATTGATGAGAGCAGAGTGAAGTTTTTACAATCTCAAGACGTCGAGGATGAAGTTGAGGCAGGAGTCGCCTTACTAAAAGAAATTTATGATGCTGCTAAAGACGATAAAAGAGAAGACGTTGATATTTCAAGGCTCAAAGTAGGTCTTAAATGCGGTGGATCAGATGGATTATCAGGTATTACAGCAAATCCGCTGCTCGGCAAATTCTCCGACTGGCTCATTGCTCAAGGAGGCACAACGGTTTTAACGGAAGTGCCTGAAATGTTTGGAGCAGAGACCTTGCTCATGGAAAGAGCCGTTGATGAACAAACATTTGATAAAATTGTTGATCTTGTTAATGATTTTAAAACGTACTTTCTCAATCATAAACAGCCGGTGTATGAAAATCCTTCTCCCGGTAATAAAGCAGGCGGCATTACAACATTAGAAGATAAATCACTTGGTTGCACTCAAAAAGCAGGCACGGCCCCAGTCGTAGACGTGTTAAAGTACGGAGACAGCTTACAAATTAACGGTTTAAATTTACTAAGTGCTCCTGGAAATGATTTAGTTGCCTCAACTGCTTTAGCCGCTTCAGGGTGTCATATTGTACTTTTTACAACAGGAAGAGGAACGCCGTTTGGAACGTTTGTGCCCACTATGAAAATTTCCACAAACACCGCTCTTTATAACAAAAAGCCGCACTGGATTGATTTTAATGGAGGAGTGCTGGTTGAAGGCGACACGGAAGAAGCTACGTTAGAAAACTTTATTGAGTACATGATTGGAGTTTCTAGCGGAAAGCTTGTAAATAATGAAAAAAATGATTTTAGAGAAATGGCCATTTTTAAAACAGGCGTTACTTTATAA
- a CDS encoding tagaturonate reductase, protein MKLNRQMQADTRIYPEKVLQFGEGVFLRGFADWQIHQMNKRTAFKSSIVAVNPRITGNAGKLNKQDGLFTVSLQGIQDGKAVKEHEVIESISRGLNPYEDYEAYMQLAEKEELRFLISNTTEAGIAFLEEDRLEHAPQKSFPGKVTAFLYKRFKAFQGDPTKGLIILPCELVERNGDLLKKMVLRYADKWNLEKKFTEWIHEANAFCCTLVDRIVPGYPNDENTLNELSYEDEFFVIAEPFYLWVIEGPEWVKEEFPAEEAGLHVKFVNDIAPYALQKVRILNGIHTAMMPVAYLAELNTVREAVEDEVIGTFIRKCLYEEIIPSLPVSEEESLSFAKSALERFQNPFIHHELMSISLNSMTKFKTRNIPTLKEYVEKQGALPALLTFSLSALISFYKGKREGEKIELSDDPAVLEMYESLWNTYDGTEKSISYIVKEVLGYKEHWGEDLNMITSLTEAVTNGVLAIETFGMKQAMKEILYVTATKQ, encoded by the coding sequence ATGAAGTTAAACCGTCAAATGCAAGCTGACACACGTATATACCCAGAAAAAGTTCTGCAGTTTGGAGAAGGCGTATTTCTAAGAGGGTTTGCTGATTGGCAAATTCATCAAATGAACAAACGCACTGCATTTAAAAGCAGTATAGTAGCTGTCAATCCAAGAATCACGGGAAATGCAGGTAAATTGAATAAGCAAGACGGTTTGTTTACGGTTTCTCTTCAAGGAATTCAAGACGGTAAAGCAGTCAAAGAACACGAAGTAATTGAATCTATTAGCCGCGGTCTAAATCCATATGAAGATTATGAGGCGTATATGCAATTAGCGGAGAAAGAAGAGCTAAGATTTCTTATTTCTAATACAACAGAAGCAGGCATCGCATTTTTAGAAGAAGACCGCTTAGAACATGCACCGCAAAAGAGTTTTCCAGGTAAAGTCACGGCATTTCTATATAAGCGGTTTAAAGCTTTTCAAGGAGACCCCACAAAGGGGCTTATTATCCTTCCTTGTGAATTAGTGGAGCGAAACGGGGATTTGTTAAAGAAAATGGTATTACGCTATGCCGACAAATGGAATTTAGAAAAGAAGTTTACCGAGTGGATACACGAAGCAAACGCTTTTTGCTGCACACTTGTTGATCGAATTGTGCCAGGTTATCCAAATGATGAAAATACGCTCAATGAACTGAGTTATGAAGATGAGTTTTTTGTGATTGCAGAGCCATTTTACTTATGGGTTATTGAGGGACCAGAGTGGGTGAAAGAGGAGTTTCCCGCGGAAGAAGCTGGTTTACATGTGAAATTTGTGAACGACATTGCACCGTATGCGCTGCAGAAAGTCAGAATTTTAAACGGTATTCATACTGCTATGATGCCTGTTGCGTATTTAGCGGAACTAAATACGGTCAGAGAAGCAGTCGAAGATGAAGTAATCGGAACGTTTATTCGAAAGTGTCTATATGAAGAAATTATTCCTAGTTTACCAGTTTCGGAAGAAGAGTCTTTGTCATTTGCTAAATCTGCATTAGAACGCTTTCAAAATCCGTTTATCCACCACGAATTAATGAGCATCTCTTTGAACAGCATGACAAAGTTTAAAACGCGAAACATCCCAACTCTTAAAGAGTACGTTGAAAAGCAAGGAGCGCTGCCTGCTTTGCTTACATTTTCTCTCAGTGCCCTCATTTCTTTTTATAAAGGGAAAAGAGAAGGAGAAAAAATTGAACTATCAGATGACCCTGCAGTTCTAGAAATGTATGAATCTCTTTGGAATACGTATGACGGTACTGAAAAAAGCATTTCTTACATTGTAAAAGAAGTGCTGGGATATAAAGAGCATTGGGGAGAGGATTTAAATATGATTACTAGCTTAACAGAAGCCGTAACGAATGGAGTCTTAGCCATTGAAACTTTCGGAATGAAACAGGCAATGAAAGAAATTCTCTATGTAACCGCAACTAAACAGTAA
- a CDS encoding glycoside-pentoside-hexuronide (GPH):cation symporter, protein MSVVATERKVEIKVEEKNLSVKEKISYGMGDFGNGFMFDLGQLYLLKFFTDVAGIPAAAAGGIFLVSKLFAAVCDPIVGSSIDYRKNIGAKGKFRPYLLFGSMVLAILTVLTFISPNLSPAGKLIYAYASYMIWGIGYSFVNIPYGSLGASMTQNTSDRTSLAAFRQTGSLGALFVTSIAVVPLILLFPNEKIGYPVVMGIMSVIGIIAFYVCYRNCKERIVVKESPKEKLSVKSIFKTFVSNKPLLILVFMTVFTISAYNIKSAMLIYFAQYNLGNVKLMAYMNFIIIGSSFLGVIMLPKLVSRFGKKQAAMIGLGISIAADTVNFFMPSNVVIFTILASIAFIGISIPNGITWAFVSDIIDYGEWKTGERKEGTTYSLFNFSRKLAQSLSGFLSGIGLGLVGYIPNVAQKAGTLVGIKSLLLLYPAIALSIAAVIIGFMYKLTDKKHAEIVQDIHARS, encoded by the coding sequence ATGAGTGTTGTGGCAACAGAAAGAAAGGTTGAAATAAAAGTAGAAGAGAAAAATCTTAGTGTAAAAGAAAAAATATCTTATGGTATGGGTGATTTTGGTAACGGTTTCATGTTTGATTTAGGGCAATTGTATTTGTTGAAGTTCTTTACAGATGTGGCAGGCATCCCTGCCGCGGCTGCGGGAGGAATTTTTCTAGTAAGTAAGTTATTTGCGGCAGTTTGCGACCCAATTGTTGGTTCGTCCATTGATTACCGAAAAAACATAGGTGCTAAAGGGAAATTCCGGCCGTATTTACTATTCGGAAGTATGGTGTTGGCCATTTTAACCGTACTTACTTTTATTTCTCCAAACCTTTCACCGGCGGGTAAATTAATTTATGCGTACGCTTCTTATATGATTTGGGGAATTGGCTATTCATTTGTCAATATTCCATACGGATCGCTAGGCGCATCCATGACTCAAAATACTTCTGATCGCACGTCTCTTGCTGCTTTTCGTCAAACAGGATCATTAGGTGCACTGTTTGTAACCAGCATTGCTGTTGTACCGCTCATTCTGTTATTTCCAAATGAAAAAATCGGTTATCCCGTTGTCATGGGAATTATGTCGGTCATTGGAATCATCGCTTTTTATGTATGTTATCGCAATTGCAAAGAACGCATTGTCGTAAAAGAGAGTCCAAAAGAAAAATTATCAGTCAAGTCTATTTTTAAAACGTTTGTAAGTAACAAACCTCTTTTAATTTTAGTGTTTATGACGGTATTTACCATTTCAGCTTACAATATTAAATCAGCTATGCTTATTTACTTTGCACAATATAATTTAGGAAATGTTAAATTGATGGCTTACATGAACTTTATTATTATTGGTTCATCCTTTCTAGGAGTCATTATGCTGCCAAAGCTTGTTAGCCGATTTGGAAAAAAGCAAGCGGCAATGATTGGCTTAGGCATCAGTATTGCAGCGGACACAGTAAATTTCTTTATGCCTTCTAACGTCGTAATTTTTACGATTTTAGCAAGTATTGCTTTTATAGGTATCAGCATTCCTAACGGGATTACATGGGCATTTGTATCAGATATTATTGATTACGGTGAATGGAAAACAGGCGAAAGAAAAGAAGGCACAACGTATTCACTGTTCAACTTTTCTCGAAAGCTCGCTCAGTCGCTATCCGGCTTCTTATCAGGTATTGGTTTAGGGTTAGTTGGGTATATCCCAAACGTGGCACAAAAGGCAGGTACATTAGTGGGGATTAAAAGTTTGCTGTTACTATATCCTGCTATTGCTTTATCCATTGCTGCAGTGATTATTGGTTTTATGTATAAGCTAACGGATAAGAAACACGCGGAGATTGTCCAAGATATTCATGCTAGGTCTTAG
- a CDS encoding LacI family DNA-binding transcriptional regulator, translating into MGVTIKDIAKLANVSHTTVSRALNNSPLIKEKTKKKILDIANTLNYIPDYHAKNLVLQKSHTIGLFFTSMANGTSPSFLVDSIRGVSKVIDVQYNLFVRGIDDYDDYTYINNKRFDAIILMSQSDRDNTFIYNVVEKGIPLIVLNRQVDDSSIINILSNDKEGAYKAGEYLIELGHRHIAIIEGIEGFKSTQQRKEGFFNSLIDHNVSIRQEYMIQGNYDMQSGYEGMKALLRLKQPPTAVFCSNDDMAIGAMNAAFESGLNVPNDISIIGFDDIELAKYTTPSLTTVKRPIEKISMTGAEAVLSLMNKDDKNMLQNKVLINTELMVRQSVKSRSSM; encoded by the coding sequence ATGGGTGTTACAATTAAGGATATTGCAAAACTAGCAAACGTATCACATACAACGGTTTCACGTGCATTAAACAATAGTCCGCTTATTAAAGAAAAAACAAAAAAGAAAATTTTAGATATTGCAAATACGCTTAACTATATTCCTGATTATCATGCGAAAAATTTAGTTCTACAAAAATCTCATACAATTGGATTGTTTTTTACGAGCATGGCAAACGGTACGTCACCAAGTTTTTTAGTGGATAGTATTAGAGGGGTAAGTAAAGTGATTGATGTTCAGTATAATTTATTTGTAAGAGGCATTGACGATTATGATGATTATACGTACATCAATAATAAACGTTTTGATGCGATTATTTTAATGAGTCAAAGCGATCGTGATAACACCTTTATATACAACGTAGTAGAAAAAGGCATCCCGTTGATTGTGCTCAACCGCCAAGTTGACGATTCATCGATTATTAATATTTTGTCAAATGACAAAGAAGGAGCCTACAAAGCCGGCGAGTATTTGATTGAATTAGGTCACAGACATATTGCGATCATAGAAGGAATAGAAGGCTTTAAATCAACTCAGCAGCGGAAAGAAGGATTTTTTAACTCGTTAATTGATCACAATGTATCTATTCGCCAAGAGTATATGATTCAAGGGAATTACGATATGCAAAGCGGATATGAAGGAATGAAAGCACTGTTAAGGTTGAAGCAACCGCCTACTGCTGTTTTTTGTTCAAATGATGATATGGCAATCGGTGCAATGAATGCCGCATTCGAGTCTGGGCTAAACGTACCCAATGATATCTCAATTATTGGATTTGATGATATTGAATTAGCCAAATACACCACTCCTTCACTAACGACCGTCAAAAGACCAATCGAGAAAATCAGCATGACCGGAGCAGAAGCAGTTTTATCATTAATGAACAAAGATGACAAAAATATGCTGCAAAATAAAGTTTTAATTAATACCGAATTAATGGTTCGCCAGTCTGTAAAGTCACGCTCATCTATGTAG
- a CDS encoding AI-2E family transporter, with translation MFKSKLHFWTLELLMIALLIYICKHISFVFLPIGVFISTLFFPILVAGFLFFLFEPIVSFLTRKKVPKTLAILLLYVVFIGVIASIVGGVGPTLSKQLTDLAKNIPSYIVETREYINDLSNSRWFNWLVEQKYVSLDHIEESLLNYASTLPTNLTNSISSVLSVVTNITLTVVTVPFILFYMLKDSHKLRKNTLRMVPASYRKETLRTMKETTNTLATYIQGQMLVCLFVGISTFIGYLIIGLPYALILALIGALTNIIPYVGPFIGVAPALIVGLLYSPTKAILVIIVVVIVQQLDGNIISPLVIGKKLNTHPLTIIILLLVAGNIAGILGMILAIPAYAVTKTIVINIVRMIQFRNKSIKL, from the coding sequence TTGTTTAAATCGAAACTGCATTTTTGGACATTAGAACTATTAATGATTGCTTTACTGATTTACATTTGTAAACATATTTCGTTTGTTTTTCTACCAATCGGTGTGTTTATCTCCACTTTGTTTTTCCCTATTCTTGTAGCTGGTTTTCTTTTCTTTTTATTCGAACCAATTGTGTCATTTCTCACAAGAAAAAAAGTGCCAAAAACACTGGCCATTTTACTATTATACGTTGTTTTTATCGGCGTAATTGCTTCTATTGTGGGCGGTGTGGGACCTACTTTATCTAAACAATTAACTGATTTGGCTAAGAATATTCCGTCTTACATTGTAGAAACAAGAGAGTACATAAATGACTTATCTAACTCAAGATGGTTTAACTGGCTCGTTGAACAAAAATATGTGTCGCTCGATCATATTGAAGAGTCACTTTTAAACTATGCATCTACTTTACCTACGAATCTCACAAACAGTATTTCATCTGTTTTAAGCGTCGTAACAAATATTACGCTTACAGTTGTAACCGTTCCTTTCATTCTTTTTTACATGCTGAAAGACAGCCATAAACTTCGTAAAAATACGCTGCGTATGGTTCCTGCTTCTTATCGAAAAGAAACTTTACGTACAATGAAAGAAACAACAAATACGCTAGCTACTTATATTCAAGGCCAAATGCTCGTTTGTTTGTTTGTCGGTATTAGTACATTCATTGGTTACCTCATCATCGGGTTGCCTTATGCATTGATACTTGCACTAATAGGAGCCCTTACTAATATTATCCCGTACGTCGGCCCTTTTATTGGCGTAGCACCCGCTTTAATCGTAGGTTTATTATACTCTCCTACAAAAGCGATATTAGTAATTATCGTCGTCGTAATCGTTCAACAGCTCGATGGGAACATTATTTCTCCGCTGGTAATTGGAAAGAAATTAAACACTCATCCTTTAACGATTATTATTTTATTGCTGGTTGCGGGTAATATTGCAGGAATACTCGGAATGATCTTAGCGATTCCGGCTTATGCTGTAACAAAAACAATTGTGATAAATATTGTAAGAATGATTCAATTCAGAAACAAATCTATCAAGTTGTAA
- a CDS encoding twin-arginine translocase TatA/TatE family subunit has product MPGATSMVVIGITALIVFGPSKLPDIGRAFGHSLREFKNAAEGIIQDDDKQTPENTAEDKEEKS; this is encoded by the coding sequence ATGCCAGGAGCCACAAGCATGGTCGTAATCGGGATTACTGCCTTAATTGTATTTGGACCGAGTAAATTGCCGGACATAGGACGAGCATTTGGCCATTCCCTGCGAGAATTTAAAAATGCGGCGGAAGGAATTATACAGGATGACGACAAACAAACTCCAGAGAATACCGCTGAAGATAAAGAGGAAAAATCCTAA
- a CDS encoding beta-galactosidase, protein MYIGVDYYPEHWPENMIEEDIQGIKELGSNMVRIGEFAWHLMEPKEGEYDFSFFDSVIKKLKNQNIDVMFGTPTATFPAWLAKQYPSILSKDENGAVRAFGGRRQYCFNSPIYRQYSAQITEQLVKHYCLEEAIVAWQVDNEFGHEGSDMCYCEQCHKEFQQFLERKYKDINELNEKYGTIFWGQTYNDFTEVPMPVKTITTHSPSLKLDWARFRSFSLNRYAHEQTAIVKKYKGDHQLLTTNVSGGFFDKWFDHEENLEVMDFVSYDNYPVWGGQTEPITPAHIALGHDFNRGLLHKNFWIVEELMGAQGHDVIGYLPRPNQAKMWSYQAFAHGCTNMLYFRWRGMTRGAEQYCYGVVGHDNHYGRRYKEVQSLFSEIVTYEHVLESDIKSNVAVLYDYENIWSWRFQQQSEGFDFTQELLRGYTPFYKLNTPIDVIPAARDFSSYKVLVVPALQIIDEELGRKFTEFTENGGVIVFTFRTGIKNKQNNIHFKQTLPGYVKEITGIEIHEVEALSSTQKAAIKGKGQYEGEQASASVWRDIITPVTAEVLYEYDDPFYSQAAVTKNQFGRGTVYYVGCGIEEQIFEKIALDIVKQQHIEHTESEDGIEVYPRKLGEKSYYFLMNHTQEVKVFKDIVLQPYESRVVENMQP, encoded by the coding sequence ATGTACATCGGTGTCGATTATTACCCTGAACATTGGCCAGAGAATATGATAGAAGAAGATATCCAAGGCATTAAAGAGCTAGGATCAAACATGGTGAGAATAGGAGAGTTTGCTTGGCATCTAATGGAGCCTAAAGAAGGTGAATATGACTTTTCCTTTTTTGATAGCGTTATCAAAAAGCTTAAAAACCAGAATATTGATGTTATGTTTGGTACGCCTACTGCCACTTTTCCGGCTTGGCTTGCGAAGCAATATCCTTCTATTTTATCAAAAGATGAAAATGGGGCGGTCAGGGCATTTGGAGGAAGACGTCAATATTGTTTTAATTCTCCTATTTACCGGCAGTATAGCGCTCAGATTACAGAACAACTAGTAAAGCACTACTGCTTAGAAGAAGCAATCGTAGCATGGCAGGTTGACAATGAATTTGGCCATGAAGGCAGTGACATGTGTTACTGTGAACAATGCCATAAAGAGTTTCAGCAGTTTTTGGAAAGAAAATATAAAGATATTAATGAGCTAAATGAAAAGTATGGCACTATTTTCTGGGGACAAACATATAACGACTTTACCGAAGTGCCTATGCCTGTAAAAACAATTACAACACACAGCCCTTCGTTAAAGCTAGACTGGGCGCGCTTTCGCTCTTTTTCATTAAACAGATATGCTCACGAACAAACAGCGATTGTGAAGAAATATAAAGGTGATCATCAGCTGTTGACAACGAACGTATCAGGAGGCTTTTTTGATAAATGGTTCGATCACGAAGAAAACCTCGAAGTAATGGACTTTGTATCCTATGACAATTATCCGGTATGGGGCGGTCAAACTGAGCCGATCACCCCGGCTCATATTGCACTGGGACATGATTTTAATAGAGGCTTGTTACATAAAAACTTCTGGATTGTAGAGGAATTAATGGGTGCTCAAGGTCATGATGTCATCGGTTATCTTCCGCGACCTAATCAGGCAAAAATGTGGTCTTATCAAGCGTTTGCTCATGGATGTACGAATATGCTGTATTTCCGTTGGCGCGGAATGACAAGAGGAGCTGAGCAATACTGCTATGGAGTTGTAGGTCACGATAATCACTATGGAAGACGCTACAAAGAAGTTCAGTCGTTATTTAGTGAAATCGTTACTTACGAACATGTACTTGAGTCTGATATTAAATCCAATGTTGCCGTTTTGTATGACTATGAAAATATATGGTCATGGCGCTTTCAGCAGCAAAGTGAAGGGTTTGACTTTACGCAAGAGCTTCTTAGAGGATATACACCGTTTTATAAGTTGAATACACCTATTGATGTTATTCCTGCTGCGAGAGATTTTTCAAGCTATAAAGTACTGGTTGTTCCGGCTTTGCAAATCATTGATGAAGAACTAGGTAGAAAATTTACTGAATTTACTGAAAACGGAGGCGTCATCGTTTTTACTTTTAGAACCGGCATTAAAAACAAACAAAATAACATTCATTTTAAACAGACGCTGCCGGGATATGTAAAAGAAATAACAGGAATTGAAATTCATGAAGTGGAAGCACTGTCTTCTACTCAAAAAGCAGCTATTAAAGGAAAAGGACAGTATGAAGGAGAACAAGCAAGTGCTTCCGTGTGGAGAGATATTATCACGCCAGTAACAGCTGAAGTGCTGTATGAGTATGATGATCCATTTTATAGTCAAGCGGCTGTAACGAAAAATCAGTTTGGTCGCGGAACGGTTTATTATGTTGGATGTGGAATTGAGGAGCAGATTTTTGAAAAAATTGCGCTTGATATTGTAAAACAACAGCATATTGAGCATACGGAAAGTGAAGATGGAATTGAAGTATATCCTCGTAAGCTTGGAGAGAAGAGTTATTACTTCCTCATGAATCATACGCAAGAAGTAAAAGTATTTAAAGATATTGTTCTGCAGCCTTACGAAAGTCGAGTTGTGGAAAATATGCAGCCGTAA